One window of Cohnella hashimotonis genomic DNA carries:
- the parE gene encoding DNA topoisomerase IV subunit B: MTEQTDLYAESAAQAGTTYGADDIQVLEGLTAVRKRPGMYIGSTTSSGLHHLVWEIVDNAVDEHLAKHCSRIDVTIHGDNSVTVQDNGRGIPTGLHKTGVPTPQVVFTILHAGGKFGGGGYKKSGGLHGVGASVTNALSQWLEVEIYREGKTHRMRFETWVDKDGREHVGEPVTGLEVLGNTNKNGTKVTFKPDPKVFHGNVSINYDTLSERLQEIAFLNSGLKVTVKDQRSGKEDVFHYEGGAKQFVQFLNEEKTVLHDVVHFTAERDDIEVEVALQYNDGYTETIASFVNAIPTRGGGTHETGFKTAYTRVMNEYARKIGQLKEKEKNLEGSDLREGMMAVINIKMSDVEFVGQTKDQLGSASARSAVDAVVAEKMAVFLEENPQVGQQLVRKSVQASKAREAARKAREEIRSGKKRSESASLGGKLSPAQSKDYTRNELFIVEGDSAGGSAKQGRDSKYQAILPLKGKPMNPEKAKLIDILKNEEYKAIIAATGAGVGPEFDVEECNYSKIIIMTDADTDGAHIQVLLLTFFYRYMKPLIDAGKVFIAQPPLYKLTRKSGKLETVRYAWTDEQLQNYLKEIGKGAELQRYKGLGEMNPEQLWETTMNPESRTLLQVQIEDAAKAERRVSTLMGDKVDPRKRWIIDNVDFTEYEE, translated from the coding sequence GTGACCGAACAAACAGACCTGTATGCGGAGAGCGCGGCGCAGGCGGGTACGACATACGGAGCGGACGACATACAGGTGCTTGAAGGGCTGACCGCCGTCCGCAAGCGGCCCGGCATGTACATCGGCAGCACCACCTCTTCGGGCTTGCACCATCTCGTCTGGGAGATCGTGGACAACGCAGTCGACGAGCATCTGGCCAAGCATTGCTCGCGGATCGACGTGACCATCCATGGCGACAACTCCGTCACCGTGCAGGACAACGGGCGCGGCATTCCGACCGGACTTCACAAGACCGGCGTGCCGACGCCACAGGTCGTCTTTACGATTTTACATGCCGGCGGCAAGTTCGGCGGCGGCGGCTACAAGAAGTCGGGCGGCCTGCACGGCGTCGGCGCCTCCGTCACGAACGCCTTGTCGCAGTGGCTCGAGGTCGAGATCTATCGCGAAGGCAAGACGCACCGTATGCGTTTCGAGACCTGGGTCGACAAAGACGGCAGGGAGCATGTCGGCGAGCCAGTAACGGGTCTCGAGGTGCTAGGCAATACGAACAAGAACGGCACGAAGGTGACGTTTAAGCCGGATCCCAAGGTCTTTCACGGTAATGTCTCGATCAATTACGATACGCTGTCCGAGCGCCTGCAGGAGATCGCGTTCCTGAATTCCGGCCTGAAGGTGACGGTCAAGGACCAGCGCTCCGGCAAGGAAGACGTATTCCACTACGAGGGCGGCGCCAAGCAGTTCGTCCAGTTTCTGAACGAGGAAAAGACGGTGCTGCACGATGTCGTCCACTTCACCGCGGAGCGCGACGATATCGAGGTCGAGGTGGCGCTGCAATACAACGACGGCTACACCGAGACGATCGCTTCGTTCGTCAACGCCATCCCGACGCGGGGCGGCGGCACGCATGAGACGGGCTTCAAGACGGCGTATACGCGCGTCATGAACGAATACGCCCGCAAGATCGGCCAGCTCAAGGAAAAGGAAAAGAATCTCGAGGGCAGCGATCTGCGCGAAGGCATGATGGCCGTCATCAACATCAAGATGTCGGACGTCGAATTCGTCGGACAGACCAAGGACCAGCTCGGCAGCGCCTCGGCGCGCAGCGCGGTCGACGCCGTCGTGGCGGAGAAGATGGCCGTGTTCCTCGAGGAGAATCCGCAGGTCGGCCAGCAGCTCGTCCGCAAGTCGGTGCAGGCTTCCAAGGCTCGCGAAGCGGCCCGGAAGGCGCGCGAGGAGATTCGCAGCGGCAAGAAGCGGAGCGAGAGCGCCAGTCTCGGAGGCAAGCTGTCGCCGGCGCAGTCCAAGGACTACACGCGCAATGAGCTGTTTATCGTCGAGGGCGACTCCGCCGGCGGCTCGGCCAAGCAGGGACGGGATTCCAAGTACCAGGCGATCCTGCCGCTCAAGGGCAAGCCGATGAACCCGGAGAAGGCCAAGCTGATCGACATCCTGAAGAACGAGGAATACAAGGCGATCATTGCGGCGACTGGCGCCGGCGTCGGCCCCGAATTCGACGTCGAGGAATGCAACTATTCCAAGATCATCATCATGACCGACGCCGATACGGACGGCGCGCACATTCAAGTGCTGCTCCTGACGTTTTTCTACCGGTACATGAAGCCGCTGATCGACGCCGGCAAGGTATTCATCGCCCAGCCGCCGCTCTACAAGCTCACGCGCAAATCCGGCAAGCTTGAGACCGTGCGTTATGCCTGGACCGACGAACAGCTGCAGAACTATCTCAAGGAAATCGGCAAAGGCGCCGAACTGCAGCGGTATAAGGGACTCGGAGAGATGAACCCCGAGCAGCTGTGGGAGACGACGATGAATCCCGAATCGCGCACGCTGCTGCAGGTACAGATCGAGGACGCCGCGAAGGCGGAACGCCGCGTGTCAACGCTGATGGGCGACAAGGTCGATCCGCGCAAGCGCTGGATCATCGACAACGTCGACTTCACGGAATACGAGGAATAA